A single region of the Novosphingobium sp. genome encodes:
- a CDS encoding Gfo/Idh/MocA family oxidoreductase: MKRGLAIGAGYFSQFHFDAWARVEGAGIVALCDSDPRCAHSMAQRFGIPAYGDDLAALIEREKPDFLDIITPPQTHAEIVRMAAERGIAVLCQKPLAPDFAQAQTIVAMAEQAGILFMAHDNFRFQPWHREIRRQIDAGRIGALQAIHCRTRLGDGWGQDAYLSRQPYFREMPRFLVHETGVHILDVFRFLGGEITRVMARLDRLNPVIAGEDKALVLCDFANGATGLWDADRYHPAEADDPRYTFGAFRVEGSEGTLVLAEDGDLRAISPQGQVEAVPYHHEKKGFAGDCVYHTLAHFTRALADRQPHELTGADYLRTLALVEAVYASHETQSWRDAG; encoded by the coding sequence GTGAAGCGCGGGCTGGCCATCGGCGCGGGCTATTTCAGCCAGTTCCACTTCGACGCCTGGGCGCGGGTGGAAGGGGCCGGGATCGTCGCCCTGTGCGACAGCGATCCGCGGTGCGCGCATTCTATGGCGCAGCGTTTCGGCATTCCTGCTTATGGCGACGATCTGGCCGCGCTGATCGAGCGTGAAAAGCCCGATTTTCTCGACATCATCACCCCGCCGCAGACCCATGCCGAGATCGTGCGCATGGCGGCGGAGCGCGGCATTGCCGTGTTGTGCCAGAAGCCGCTGGCGCCCGATTTCGCGCAGGCGCAGACCATCGTGGCCATGGCCGAGCAGGCGGGCATCCTGTTCATGGCGCATGACAATTTCCGCTTTCAGCCGTGGCATCGCGAAATCAGGCGCCAGATCGATGCCGGGCGCATCGGCGCGCTTCAGGCGATCCATTGCCGCACCCGTCTGGGCGATGGCTGGGGGCAGGATGCCTATCTCTCGCGCCAGCCTTATTTTCGCGAGATGCCGCGTTTTCTGGTGCATGAGACCGGCGTGCATATCCTCGATGTCTTCCGTTTTCTGGGCGGGGAGATCACGCGGGTCATGGCCCGGCTGGACCGTCTCAACCCGGTGATCGCGGGCGAGGACAAGGCGCTGGTGCTATGCGATTTCGCCAATGGCGCCACCGGCCTGTGGGACGCCGACCGCTATCACCCGGCCGAGGCGGACGACCCGCGCTATACCTTTGGAGCGTTCCGCGTCGAGGGGAGCGAGGGCACGCTGGTGCTTGCCGAGGATGGCGATCTGCGCGCCATCTCGCCTCAAGGACAGGTAGAGGCCGTGCCGTATCATCATGAGAAAAAGGGCTTTGCGGGCGATTGCGTCTACCACACGCTGGCCCATTTCACCCGAGCCCTGGCCGATCGGCAGCCGCATGAGCTGACCGGAGCGGACTATCTGCGCACGCTGGCGCTGGTCGAGGCCGTTTACGCAAGCCACGAAACACAATCATGGAGAGATGCAGGATGA
- the pip gene encoding prolyl aminopeptidase, whose amino-acid sequence MLRTLYPPIEPYETGMLDVGDGHSLYYERCGTPGAKPAVFLHGGPGGGISPSHRCLFDPALYDVLLFDQRGCGKSAPHAGLEANTTWHLVADIERLRVLAGVDQWLVFGGSWGSTLALTYAQAHADRVTELVLRGIYMCTGPELNWFYQFGVSEMFPDKYERFLSPIPQAERGDMLTAYHRRLTTGVLEDQIAAARAWSLFEGETITLLPDPETTAQHDNGHFALAFARLETHYFVNDCWLQPGQLLRDAEKLRSIPGTIVHGRYDMPCPARYAWALHKAWPEADFHLIEGAGHAFSEPGILDRLIRATDRYAGKPEEA is encoded by the coding sequence ATGTTGCGCACCCTTTATCCCCCCATCGAACCCTATGAAACCGGTATGCTCGACGTGGGCGACGGCCACAGCCTCTACTATGAGCGCTGCGGCACGCCGGGTGCCAAGCCGGCTGTCTTTCTGCACGGCGGGCCGGGCGGAGGCATTTCACCCAGCCATCGCTGTCTGTTCGATCCAGCGCTTTACGACGTTCTGTTGTTCGACCAGCGCGGCTGCGGAAAATCCGCCCCTCACGCCGGGCTTGAGGCGAACACGACCTGGCATCTGGTGGCCGACATCGAGCGGCTGCGGGTCTTGGCCGGCGTCGATCAATGGCTGGTCTTCGGCGGCTCCTGGGGCTCGACGCTGGCGCTCACCTATGCGCAAGCCCATGCCGATCGCGTGACGGAACTGGTCCTGCGCGGCATCTACATGTGCACGGGGCCGGAACTGAACTGGTTCTACCAATTCGGCGTCTCGGAGATGTTCCCTGATAAATATGAGCGCTTCCTCTCCCCCATTCCGCAGGCCGAGCGTGGAGATATGTTGACTGCCTATCATCGCCGCCTGACGACGGGGGTGCTGGAGGATCAGATCGCCGCCGCCCGCGCATGGAGCCTGTTCGAAGGCGAGACCATCACCCTGCTCCCGGACCCCGAGACGACGGCCCAGCATGACAATGGCCATTTCGCTCTCGCCTTCGCGCGTCTCGAAACCCATTATTTTGTCAACGACTGCTGGCTTCAGCCGGGTCAACTGTTGCGCGATGCGGAGAAACTGCGGTCGATTCCCGGAACCATCGTCCATGGCCGCTACGACATGCCTTGCCCGGCCCGCTATGCCTGGGCGCTCCATAAGGCATGGCCCGAGGCGGACTTTCATCTGATTGAGGGCGCGGGCCACGCTTTCTCCGAGCCGGGCATTCTGGATCGATTGATACGGGCGACCGACCGTTACGCAGGTAAGCCCGAGGAAGCCTGA